A window of the Butyricimonas virosa genome harbors these coding sequences:
- a CDS encoding biotin--[acetyl-CoA-carboxylase] ligase, which yields MIQEYQVSGFRVREYEELGSTNTEAERVGWSELEDKMVILTYRQTQGRGQVGNHWESEPGKNISMTVVFKPRELPAGQQFAVSMVIALGACDFISRYVNECSVKWPNDIYVGDRKISGILIEHSIMGRYVGGSLCGIGVNINQERFLSDAPNPVSLFQLIGEEIPVERALEELLDCIGKRYEMIRDYEGLERDFLKVLYRREGVYDWEDERGIFRASIRGVNEFGQLVLEDVEGNERVYGFKEISYKF from the coding sequence ATGATACAAGAATATCAAGTTAGTGGTTTTCGGGTGAGAGAGTACGAGGAACTGGGGTCCACGAACACGGAAGCAGAACGTGTGGGGTGGAGCGAGTTGGAAGATAAGATGGTGATTTTGACGTATAGGCAGACACAAGGTCGGGGACAAGTCGGGAATCATTGGGAGAGCGAGCCGGGGAAAAATATATCCATGACGGTGGTGTTTAAGCCGAGGGAGTTACCGGCGGGACAACAGTTTGCGGTGTCTATGGTGATTGCTTTGGGGGCTTGTGATTTTATTTCCCGTTACGTGAACGAGTGTTCCGTGAAGTGGCCAAATGATATTTACGTGGGGGATCGGAAGATTTCCGGGATATTGATCGAACATTCCATCATGGGGCGTTACGTGGGAGGTTCTTTGTGCGGTATCGGGGTGAATATTAATCAAGAACGTTTCTTGTCCGATGCACCGAATCCGGTTTCCTTGTTTCAATTGATCGGGGAGGAGATTCCTGTGGAGCGGGCGTTGGAGGAGTTGCTGGATTGTATTGGAAAGCGATATGAAATGATACGGGATTACGAGGGGCTGGAACGTGATTTTTTGAAGGTGTTGTATCGTCGGGAGGGTGTGTATGATTGGGAGGATGAACGGGGAATATTCCGGGCGTCGATTCGGGGGGTGAACGAGTTCGGACAGCTGGTGTTGGAGGATGTGGAGGGGAATGAGCGGGTATATGGCTTTAAGGAAATCTCCTATAAATTTTAG
- a CDS encoding DNA gyrase/topoisomerase IV subunit A, which translates to MSDEINNEEVDEVENVEPEQQEENGRVRSIQHLSGMFEKWFLDYASYVILERAVPYVNDGLKPVQRRILHAMKEMDDGRFNKVANIVGSTMAYHPHGDASIKDALVQLGQKNLLVDCQGNWGNILTGDDAAAGRYIEARLSKFALEVAFNPKTTNWKLSYDGRKREPVTLPVKFPLLLAQGVEGIAVGLASKILPHNFNELLDACVAYLKNEDFVLYPDFPTGGMIDVSKYNDGLRGGVVKIRAKIEKDAGNKILRITEIPFGRTTSALIDSILKANEKGKIKIKKIDDNTAATAEILVYLAAGVSSDKTIDALYACTDCELSVSPNSCVIENDKPIFMPITDILRKSVDETVALLLLELKIKLGELETDWQYSSLEKIFIEERIYKDKEFEESESIDQVVVHVRKRLEPFLPELIRPVTDDDIKLLLEIKMKRILKFNSEQAENYIKGLEEEIARVKFDIEHIIPYSINYYENIKKKYGKGRERLTEIRNFENIEATKVVVANEKLYINREEGFIGTALKKDEFICECSDIDDVIVFRKDGTYYVTKVADKLFVGKDVLHVNVFKKNDKRTIYNVAYRDGKVGPSYVKRFFVTGTTRDKQYNLTKGTQGSRVLYFSANPNGEAEVIKVCLKPKPGMKKLVFEYDFAGLAIKGRDSQGNVLSKNDIHKISLVQKGASTLGGRKIWIDEDVLRLNTDGRGRYLGEFQGEDRILVVNKNGTYYTTDYDLSNHYEEGFSVIEKYEPEKVWSAVFFDAEQQFYYLKRFRFENVVRHTLFIGETEGSYLVALSGEKRPRFEVVFGGRYESRPAEVIVADEFIAEKSYKARGKRVTTYEVKQINEIEPLDSGEEESEDTTSTDIDFEITNPDMLSDEAQMKLDFE; encoded by the coding sequence ATGAGTGACGAGATAAACAACGAGGAAGTGGATGAAGTAGAGAACGTGGAGCCGGAGCAACAGGAAGAAAACGGCCGGGTGCGGTCGATTCAGCATTTGTCGGGAATGTTTGAGAAGTGGTTTTTGGATTATGCTTCCTACGTGATTCTGGAACGTGCGGTGCCTTATGTGAACGACGGGTTGAAACCCGTGCAGCGTCGTATATTACACGCGATGAAGGAGATGGATGACGGGCGATTTAACAAGGTGGCCAATATCGTGGGAAGTACGATGGCTTATCACCCGCATGGAGATGCCTCTATTAAGGATGCCTTGGTGCAGTTGGGACAGAAGAACTTGTTGGTGGATTGTCAGGGAAACTGGGGAAATATCCTGACGGGAGATGATGCGGCAGCCGGACGTTATATCGAGGCGCGTCTTTCGAAGTTCGCCTTGGAGGTGGCTTTTAACCCGAAGACGACGAACTGGAAGTTGTCATACGACGGTCGGAAGAGAGAGCCGGTGACCTTACCCGTGAAGTTTCCGTTATTGTTAGCTCAAGGGGTGGAAGGTATTGCAGTGGGGTTGGCCTCGAAGATATTGCCGCATAATTTCAACGAGTTGCTGGATGCCTGTGTCGCTTATTTGAAAAATGAAGATTTTGTTTTATATCCGGATTTCCCGACAGGAGGAATGATCGATGTGTCGAAATATAATGACGGGTTACGCGGGGGAGTGGTGAAAATTCGGGCCAAGATAGAGAAAGATGCCGGGAATAAGATCTTGCGAATCACGGAGATCCCATTCGGGCGGACAACTTCTGCCTTGATTGATTCGATATTGAAGGCGAACGAGAAGGGAAAGATCAAGATCAAAAAGATTGATGATAACACGGCGGCTACAGCCGAAATTTTAGTGTATCTGGCTGCCGGAGTTTCTTCGGACAAGACGATCGATGCTTTGTATGCCTGTACGGATTGTGAATTGTCGGTTTCTCCGAACTCTTGCGTGATCGAGAACGACAAGCCGATTTTCATGCCGATTACCGATATTTTACGGAAATCGGTGGACGAGACGGTGGCCTTGTTGTTGTTGGAGTTGAAGATTAAGTTGGGCGAGTTGGAGACGGATTGGCAATATTCATCTCTGGAAAAAATATTTATTGAGGAACGTATTTACAAAGATAAGGAATTCGAGGAGAGCGAATCGATTGATCAAGTCGTGGTTCACGTGCGGAAACGACTGGAACCGTTCTTGCCGGAATTAATTCGTCCGGTGACGGATGACGATATAAAGCTTTTGTTGGAGATCAAGATGAAACGTATCTTGAAGTTCAACTCGGAACAGGCTGAGAATTATATCAAGGGATTGGAAGAGGAGATTGCCCGGGTGAAATTTGACATCGAGCATATTATCCCTTACTCGATCAATTATTACGAGAATATCAAGAAAAAGTACGGTAAAGGTCGGGAACGACTCACTGAAATTCGGAATTTCGAGAATATCGAGGCCACGAAAGTCGTGGTGGCAAACGAAAAGTTGTACATCAACCGGGAGGAAGGTTTTATCGGGACGGCCTTGAAGAAGGACGAGTTTATCTGCGAGTGTTCGGATATTGATGATGTAATTGTGTTCCGGAAGGATGGTACGTATTACGTGACTAAGGTGGCAGATAAGTTGTTCGTTGGAAAAGACGTGCTGCACGTGAATGTGTTCAAGAAGAATGATAAGCGTACGATATATAACGTGGCCTACCGGGATGGTAAGGTGGGACCGTCTTACGTGAAACGTTTCTTCGTGACGGGAACGACCCGCGATAAGCAATATAACCTGACGAAAGGTACGCAGGGATCACGGGTGTTGTATTTTAGTGCTAACCCGAACGGGGAGGCTGAAGTGATTAAGGTATGCCTGAAACCGAAACCGGGAATGAAGAAACTGGTGTTCGAGTATGATTTTGCAGGCTTGGCGATTAAGGGGCGCGACTCACAGGGGAACGTGTTGAGTAAGAATGATATTCATAAGATTTCCTTGGTACAGAAAGGGGCTTCCACGCTGGGTGGTCGGAAGATATGGATTGACGAGGATGTATTACGGTTGAATACTGACGGGCGTGGCCGTTACTTGGGAGAATTCCAGGGAGAAGATCGGATTCTGGTGGTGAATAAAAACGGTACTTACTACACGACGGATTATGATTTGAGTAATCACTACGAGGAGGGATTCTCGGTGATCGAGAAATATGAGCCGGAGAAAGTATGGTCGGCTGTTTTCTTTGATGCGGAACAGCAATTCTATTACTTGAAGCGTTTCCGTTTCGAGAATGTGGTGCGTCACACGTTGTTTATCGGGGAAACGGAAGGTTCGTATCTTGTAGCTTTGAGTGGTGAAAAGCGGCCCCGGTTCGAGGTTGTGTTTGGTGGGCGTTACGAAAGTCGTCCGGCTGAGGTGATCGTGGCGGATGAGTTCATTGCCGAGAAATCATACAAGGCTCGCGGAAAGCGGGTAACGACTTACGAGGTAAAACAGATTAACGAGATCGAACCTTTGGATAGTGGGGAGGAGGAAAGTGAGGATACGACTTCGACCGATATTGATTTCGAAATCACGAATCCGGATATGCTGAGTGACGAGGCGCAGATGAAGTTGGATTTTGAATAA
- a CDS encoding DUF4143 domain-containing protein: MELIPKKSYYSFNRNLRNELKTSKKIYFYDDGIRNALIANFNQIEGRTDRGALWENFLISERKKFLEYNRLWGNSWFWRTKEQKEIDLVEERDGKITGNEFKWSPDQKVKIPRLFLDSYENSDFQVIHRDNCDSFLLEY, encoded by the coding sequence TTGGAATTGATTCCAAAAAAATCGTATTATTCTTTTAACCGAAATTTAAGAAATGAGCTGAAAACCAGTAAGAAAATATACTTCTATGATGACGGGATTAGGAATGCCTTGATTGCCAATTTTAATCAAATTGAGGGACGAACTGATCGGGGGGCTTTGTGGGAAAATTTTTTAATATCGGAGAGGAAAAAGTTTTTGGAGTATAATCGTTTGTGGGGGAATTCATGGTTTTGGCGAACAAAAGAGCAAAAAGAGATTGATTTGGTTGAGGAGCGAGATGGAAAGATTACAGGGAATGAATTTAAATGGAGTCCAGATCAAAAGGTGAAAATTCCTCGTTTGTTTTTGGATTCCTATGAGAATAGCGATTTCCAAGTGATACATCGGGATAATTGTGATTCGTTTTTGCTTGAATATTGA
- a CDS encoding DUF6266 family protein yields the protein MAIHDSVLLGAMSQSVDNLTMCVCRKLRIVRHKAKHVTNPRTDKQRVQRAKMKATIELAQAFAPIAKIGFPAMAAGQTGYNGFVSANLQAVTVDEGFVATVDYSKLACSSDLKLRTPKVTATLADKSITFTQESQEASSWANRDDQVYAVVYEKALNEVEMVKLRERGENGVTSFALPEDWTAAEVLVYAFATTVAGRRTSRTLAISME from the coding sequence ATGGCAATTCATGATTCTGTTTTGTTGGGTGCGATGTCTCAATCAGTTGATAACCTTACCATGTGCGTGTGTCGGAAGCTTCGTATCGTACGGCATAAAGCCAAACACGTGACGAATCCCCGGACGGATAAGCAGCGGGTGCAGCGAGCCAAGATGAAAGCAACGATTGAGCTGGCTCAGGCGTTTGCCCCGATAGCGAAGATCGGTTTCCCGGCAATGGCCGCCGGACAGACCGGGTATAACGGATTCGTATCGGCGAACTTACAGGCGGTGACGGTTGACGAGGGTTTCGTGGCGACGGTGGATTATTCCAAGTTGGCGTGTTCTTCGGATTTGAAGTTACGTACGCCTAAGGTGACGGCGACTCTTGCGGATAAATCGATTACTTTCACGCAGGAAAGTCAGGAAGCATCGTCTTGGGCGAATAGGGATGACCAGGTGTATGCAGTTGTGTACGAGAAGGCATTGAACGAGGTAGAAATGGTGAAGTTGAGAGAGCGAGGAGAGAATGGAGTGACGAGTTTTGCGTTACCGGAAGACTGGACGGCTGCCGAAGTGTTGGTGTATGCTTTTGCCACGACGGTTGCGGGAAGGAGAACTTCGAGAACATTGGCAATAAGCATGGAATAG
- a CDS encoding DNA topoisomerase IV subunit B produces MVENYSEDSIRTLDWREHIRLRPGMYIGKLGDGAAMDDGIYILVKEVVDNSIDEFAMGAGSEIIINVEERTVSVRDFGRGIPLGKLIDVASKMNTGAKYDSEAFKKSVGLNGVGIKAVNALSESFIIQSFRDGETKRVRFNKALIVEDQEVAPTTEPNGTLVTFIADKELFGNYHYIMDYLEAMFKNYVFLNSGLTINFNGQKLHSKRGLYDLLAENMSGEGLYPIIHLRGNDIEMAMTHGRQYGEEYYSFVNGQHTTQGGTHLVAFREAVVKTIRDFYKKDFDLADIRTSIIAAISIKVQEPMFESQTKTKLGSKDIAPEGPSVRNFIFDFVTKELDNYLHRNPDTAELLLRKIVETEKERKAMSGIQKIARERAKQVSLHNRKLRDCRVHFNSNHERKTESSIFITEGDSASGSITKSRDVNTQAVFSLRGKPLNSYGLTKKIVYENEEFNLLQAALNIENGIEELRYNNIIIATDADVDGMHIRLLLLTFFLQFFPDVVRSGHLYILQTPLFRVRNKKETRYCYSDAEREKAIKQLGPKPEITRFKGLGEISPDEFGGFIGKDIRLEPVRMTKQDPIGTILSYYMGKNTNDRQDFIIDNLYVEKDEI; encoded by the coding sequence ATGGTAGAGAACTATTCGGAAGATTCTATTCGGACGCTGGACTGGAGGGAACATATACGCTTGCGTCCCGGTATGTATATCGGAAAATTGGGGGACGGAGCGGCAATGGACGATGGAATATACATATTGGTTAAAGAGGTGGTGGATAATAGTATCGACGAATTCGCGATGGGAGCGGGAAGCGAGATTATTATCAACGTGGAGGAACGGACGGTTTCGGTTCGGGATTTTGGACGAGGAATTCCATTGGGTAAATTGATAGATGTGGCTTCGAAGATGAACACGGGGGCCAAGTATGATTCTGAGGCTTTCAAGAAATCCGTGGGATTGAACGGTGTCGGTATAAAAGCCGTGAATGCTCTTTCCGAGAGTTTCATTATCCAGTCCTTCCGGGACGGGGAGACGAAGCGGGTGCGATTCAATAAAGCGTTGATCGTGGAAGATCAGGAGGTGGCACCGACCACGGAACCGAATGGTACGTTGGTGACTTTTATCGCAGACAAGGAGTTGTTTGGTAACTACCATTATATCATGGATTACCTGGAGGCCATGTTCAAGAACTACGTGTTCCTGAATTCCGGGCTGACCATCAATTTTAACGGTCAGAAATTGCATTCCAAGAGGGGGTTGTATGACTTGTTGGCAGAGAATATGAGTGGAGAGGGGTTGTACCCGATCATTCATTTGAGGGGGAATGATATTGAGATGGCGATGACGCACGGGCGGCAATACGGGGAAGAGTATTACTCTTTCGTGAATGGTCAGCACACGACGCAAGGGGGAACGCACTTGGTCGCTTTTCGGGAAGCCGTGGTGAAAACAATCCGTGATTTTTACAAGAAAGATTTTGATTTGGCCGATATTCGTACTTCGATTATCGCGGCGATCAGCATAAAAGTACAGGAACCGATGTTCGAGTCGCAGACGAAGACAAAGTTGGGTTCCAAAGATATAGCCCCGGAGGGTCCTTCGGTGCGTAATTTTATTTTTGATTTCGTGACGAAGGAGCTGGATAATTACCTGCATCGGAATCCGGACACGGCAGAGTTGCTGTTGCGCAAGATTGTCGAGACGGAAAAGGAGCGGAAAGCGATGTCCGGTATCCAGAAGATCGCAAGAGAACGAGCCAAGCAGGTTAGCCTGCACAATCGTAAGTTGCGGGATTGTCGGGTACATTTCAATTCCAACCATGAACGGAAGACGGAATCGTCGATATTCATTACCGAGGGAGACTCTGCCAGTGGGTCTATCACGAAGTCACGGGACGTGAACACGCAGGCCGTGTTCAGCTTGCGAGGTAAACCGTTGAATTCTTACGGGCTGACCAAGAAGATCGTGTACGAGAATGAGGAGTTTAATCTTTTGCAGGCAGCGTTGAATATCGAGAACGGGATAGAGGAATTACGTTATAATAATATTATTATTGCCACGGATGCGGATGTGGACGGGATGCACATCCGGTTGTTGCTGTTGACATTCTTTTTGCAATTTTTCCCGGATGTGGTACGGTCGGGGCACTTGTACATTTTGCAAACCCCGTTGTTCCGGGTGCGAAACAAGAAAGAAACACGCTATTGTTATTCAGATGCGGAACGGGAGAAGGCGATCAAGCAGTTGGGACCGAAACCGGAGATTACACGATTTAAAGGTTTGGGAGAGATTTCCCCGGATGAGTTCGGTGGATTTATCGGGAAAGACATCCGTTTGGAACCGGTACGCATGACAAAGCAGGACCCGATTGGAACGATTCTATCCTATTACATGGGAAAGAATACGAACGATCGGCAGGATTTTATTATAGATAATCTGTACGTGGAGAAGGATGAAATCTAA